A genomic region of Elaeis guineensis isolate ETL-2024a chromosome 9, EG11, whole genome shotgun sequence contains the following coding sequences:
- the LOC105031942 gene encoding glycosyl hydrolase 5 family protein, whose translation MVPFPSSLPLLLLLSLSLLGLQKPTTALPLFTSSRWIVDESGQRVKLACVNWPSHLDTVLAEGMGKQPLDTISKKIASMGFNCVRLTWPLFLATNDSLANLTVRQSFQSLGLAESFAAIQVNNPALVDLPLIQAFQAVVTNLGENNIMVILDNHISKPGWCCSNFDGNGFFGDKYFDPDVWVKGLTRMATMFNGTTNVVGMSLRNELRGARQNATDWYRYMQRGAEAVHSANPNVLVILSGLSFDTDLSFLSKKQVEVTFTGKLVFELHWYSFSDGSAWANGNPNQVCGRIAANVMRRAGFLLDQGWPLFLSEFGVDQRGTNVNDNRYLGCMLGVAAELDLDWALWALQGSYYIREGIRGLDEVYGVLAWDWCKTRNSSMLQRIQAIQAPFQGPGLSDIQPYTIIFHPSTGLCVLKKSLFEPLELGPCNESEAWTFSAEQTIALKDTLLCLKADGAGKPAKLGIICSDTQSKWELISDSKMHVSTNISSNASSLCLDVDSDGKSIVTNPCKCLSKDQSCDPESQWFKMVDSTRPTIYKNSPMELQLQVGRWKIFWDFIIKVSL comes from the exons ATGGTGcccttcccttcctctctccctctgcttcttctcctctctctaaGTCTCCTCGGCCTCCAAAAGCCCACAACTGCGTTACCACTCTTCACGAGCTCCCGGTGGATCGTAGACGAGTCCGGCCAGCGTGTGAAGTTGGCATGCGTGAACTGGCCGTCGCACCTGGACACAGTGCTGGCTGAAGGCATGGGCAAGCAGCCACTGGACACCATTTCTAAGAAGATAGCCTCCATGGGCTTCAACTGTGTCAGGCTCACCTGGCCTCTCTTCTTGGCCACCAACGATTCCCTGGCCAACCTCACCGTCCGACAGTCCTTCCAATCACTCGGTCTCGCCGAGTCCTTTGCTGCCATCCAAGTTAACAACCCAGCTCTTGTGGATCTTCCGCTGATCCAAGCATTCCAG GCGGTGGTGACCAACCTTGGAGAAAACAACATTATGGTGATACTAGACAATCATATAAGCAAGCCTGGGTGGTGCTGCAGCAACTTTGATGGCAATGGGTTCTTTGGAGACAAGTACTTTGATCCAGATGTCTGGGTCAAGGGGCTGACAAGAATGGCTACAATGTTCAATGGCACGACCAATGTAGTTGGGATGAGCCTAAGAAACGAGCTCAGAGGAGCCAGGCAAAATGCTACAGATTGGTACAG GTACATGCAAAGGGGTGCAGAAGCAGTGCATTCAGCAAATCCAAATGTTCTTGTTATACTGTCTGGGCTGAGTTTCGACACTGATCTGAGCTTCCTTTCGAAGAAACAAGTCGAGGTAACATTCACCGGAAAGCTTGTTTTCGAGCTACATTGGTATTCTTTCTCCGACGGCTCGGCCTGGGCAAATGGAAACCCAAACCAAGTGTGTGGAAGGATTGCTGCAAATGTGATGAGGAGGGCAGGATTCCTGCTAGATCAGGGGTGGCCCTTGTTCTTGAGTGAGTTTGGAGTGGATCAAAGGGGTACCAATGTGAACGACAACCGTTACTTGGGCTGCATGCTAGGAGTTGCAGCTGAATTGGATTTAGACTGGGCTCTCTGGGCCTTGCAAGGAAGCTACTATATTAGAGAAGGGATTCGAGGCTTGGATGAGGTGTATGGTGTTCTGGCCTGGGATTGGTGCAAGACTAGGAACTCTAGCATGTTGCAAAGGATTCAAGCTATACAAGCTCCGTTCCAAG GTCCAGGGCTTTCAGATATTCAACCTTATACAATAATCTTTCATCCATCAACTGGTTTATGTGTTCTAAAGAAGTCCTTATTTGAGCCACTTGAGCTAGGCCCTTGCAATGAATCAGAAGCCTGGACATTCTCAGCGGAACAAACCATAGCACTGAAGGATACACTGCTTTGTCTGAAAGCTGATGGCGCGGGCAAACCAGCGAAGCTTGGAATCATTTGCAGTGACACTCAATCTAAATGGGAGTTAATATCAGACAGCAAGATGCATGTGTCTACAAACATTTCATCCAATGCTAGCAGTTTGTGCTTGGATGTCGACTCTGATGGTAAGAGTATTGTTACAAATCCATGCAAGTGCCTGAGCAAAGATCAATCGTGCGATCCTGAGAGCCAATGGTTCAAGATGGTTGACAGCACTAGGCCCACCATATACAAGAATTCACCTATGGAATTACAATTACAAGTAGGAAGATGGAAAATTTTCTGGGATTTCATCATCAAGGTTTCCTTATGA